CATCATGTAAAATGTGCAAATAGCATATCAGAAGATGTGGTGCAGATAGAAGAAAGAGGGACAAATCATGCACATACCAATCATGCCTAGCCTCCTTATTAACTATGATTTTGGCAACTTTCTTTATAGCCTCCGTTGCCATCTATGTGATGTTCCTATCATACCTTTCAGGCCTGTTATGCTTCCTTTCAAACTTGACAGTTGAGTCCCTGATACGGATAAGAGTTATTAGATAGTGGATCATGTAATCGAATATTCTCGGCTTAAAACAAGAAACGCAGAGAAGTATCACATCAAAATCTCTAACCTGTCATATCCTTCTGATGCAATAACCTATATTTCTTTGCCAATTTCACCTTGTGAGCATTTCTCTTCATTTGGAAATTCTTATGATATTTTGATTGGTGCAATCAGAATATCTGCAGATAAACACTCACCAATTACAACAGAAGGCTAGCAAACAGGaaattcatcattatgcatcgaaAGCTCATTTATTCATGCTTATATGTGCATTAGACTTGACGAACCACAACAACATACAATGCAAGGAGCGACAGCATCGGTCGTTCCTACACACAAATTGtgaatatatacatatttgtGAATATCAATCAGAGGCATATGCTATTCTGCAACGAATTATGTATGGCATGGGGATATCTTGTCTCTGAATCCCTATGTAGTTTGTTCTACATATCAATCCCCTAAAGAGGGCCAGCTAACAAATCAGACACCATGTGATATGAACAAAGTTAAACTGCATACGGTTTAATACTAATCCGATAGTTTATCAGTCCAATCCAGTTATACTGTTCTGATTGTACAATTCTTAATTGGATCAGATAACCAACAACATCAAATCGATGTGCATATGACTAAATCTAATGATCCAATACGTTTTAGATATTATCGCTGAAGTTGGAATCATCCAGATTAAATTGGGTTTTCAGTTTAGGACTCTTGTTCTTAAAGGAGATTTTTGGTTAATCCTGTAGTGTTATTGGATCACAATTGGCAGGACACCTGCCACTGCTCTTGATTTCAGAGAACATCTCAATCTTCCTTGATCAAGTATCACTTAGCACCCGCCTTATCATATGAAGGCTGTGATATGGGATCATCgtcattgttttttatttttaagtaaaATTTCTATTAGTTTAAAGGGTCTTTTACAAATTCTATAAGTTGCCACATGACGACATCTAGAATATTTTCAATTATATTTCCTAGATtaattatgaagaaaaaaaagaggtATATAAAGAAAAAGAGAACAAGAATCATATGGCTGAAAAAGGAAACCATCGAGcactaagaagaaaaaaatatttagtagACGAATCTGAAAACTTATCTTCTTTAAAGAAGACAAAAGAGACCCACTTCCTGTGGACATGTTGGTAGGATCCAGCTCCGGTACCAAATATGACATTGGAAAACCTAAAGAGTGAATTTTCTAATGTGATGGGAGAATTGGGAGGGGAGTAGGTAATAATAAACAAAGGGGCAAATCAAATAGAGAAGTGAGAAAACACAATTCGCAAAAGATTTAATTCTTGCAATAGAAAAAATAGATGTTGTAAATTCAGAACTTACCAATTCGGTCAAAGAGGAAAGCCTTAAATCGTCCAACTCGCATGTGTTAATGAGAAGTTGAAGTTGCAAATATACTCCATAATGGTCGAGCTTGAGCAGATGTAGATGATCGACTCTTGAATGAATAGGAATTTAGTTTCCTTATAATGTATGAGTGGTGCGACCCTATAATTTTCCCTGATGTGAGATACAGGACTTGGAGTGGGATCCAAGACCAATCACTCCTCCTTCCTCTCTGCTCCTGAAAAGTCAATCATCTACATCCTTGTTGAAGCGCAACCATCTAAAGCCAACTTGCAATGAAGACTTGTCAACAACACAAGCTATTCAATTGGACGATTCAAGGTTTTTCTCATTGACCAAATTGGTAAACGTTGAATTTGCAGTACTTGTTTTTTCTATTACAGGATTTAAAATTTATGTGAATCAGATTTTctagtctcctctctctctctctctctctctctctctctattttggCCTTTTTTTTGTCTCTTATGGCCTACTTAACACCCAATTCTCCCATCACATTAAACGTCACTCTAAATGTTTTCCTACTCCACAAACAATGGTGATGTCGTAACAACAACAACTAAATAGTAGAAGTTGAAAATATTATACAACTCAGAAGCAAATTTAGAgcacaaaacaaaaaagaaaaagaaaagaacacagCAAACTACATGAACGTAGATACACACAACAATACAAAGGTAACAGAAGAAATTCTAGGAAGTCCAAAGGCAGTGATCTTGACACTAACAAGAAACTACAGTTTTGAGATAAAAAGTACAAAGAAACAGTGATTGCAAATATAACATGGTTTAAAGTTCGCTAAAAATGTATAAATGATGAAAGATTTTGTTACATGATATCAAACGAGGGTTGGGGCACGCAAGAAATCCCTGCAGATTATTCTACTTCGAATGCTCATGTCTGGATCATCGTATCCACATGATTCTGATTTTTGAATCAATGGTGTGATATCATGACTAAGTAGAGGCTCCAACAATTCAGATGGGAAGCATGAAAATTGCAGGAGAACAACAGAAATCACACGAGCGAAGACAATTAACAAATTGCAAATCCGATTTGCTATATTACAGAACAAATAAATCAAGTAAAAGCCGACGGCTTTGCAACCCTAGAAAAACCCTAGTGATGGCAACAGAGATAAagacatggagagagagagagagagagagagagagagagagagagaggtaccaTGGGGAAGGATGGCCAAAGGTCGGAGGTCACAGGAGGCGGCAGAGGACACGCAGCCAATAGCGGCTCGATATCCATATAGATCCACAGAACCCGCGGTTTGGTTTAGAATACCGGTTCAAGAAACCCGACCCACTTGAGCTGccagcgtgagagagagagagagagagagcgatgggGTTCCTCTTCCGAGTGAGGTTGGCGTCCTTCTTTGCGGGCGCCGCCGCGGCGTCCCTTGCCGGCTTCTGTCTCCTTTACAAGGATTACATGCTCGCCCACGACGCCATCGCCCAACAGGTTCGTCCTCCATCCTATCTTTCTTTACATCCACTAAGCCTTCTATGAACGATGCACAATTTTCTTCGATCCCATGGCTtgttgatcgatcgatcgatcgattcaCATAGGGAAATTGGACCGATAGCAGGATATAATTAGAAAGCCTAGAGGAGGTTAATGTAAAGGGGAATCCATTCGCAAAGGCCTAAATGTTTGGGACGTGAAATCCTGTACTGTGGAGATGCCGAATCACTTTGACAAGATGTCTACTTTATATAAGAGATTGGTGCTTGGTGAATCGAGTCCATTGTACTTTAATGTGATTGTGTTCGTGATTGGTTCTTTCAAGTCTTCTTGAGATGATTACATTAGAGAAATTTGTTTGGAGAGATCCCTTTTCATCTGATATAAAATGAGCGTGATTGTGTTCTTGGTTATGCACCTTTTATGCTCTGGTCCTTTCATGTCTTCCTGAGATAATTACATGGAGAAATTTGTTTCAAAAAATCCCTAGTCTGATACAAAATGGATGTGATTGTGTTCGTGGTAATGCAAATTTGTGCTCTGGTTCTTTCATGTCTTCTTGAGATAATTACATAGAGAAATTTGTTTGGAGAGTTCCTTATTGTCTGATATAAGCTGTGACACAGGGATAGTCATCGATCGAGCTTGTCTATTCTGATCTGAGATCATTCtgctttgatgctttaaattgctGAATTTCCTCTGAATGATATTTATGGCCAAAAGATAATTATGTTTAGTAACAAAAAACAGTTTTTTCATCCTATGTGAAATAAGTTCAATAACTTTCTGTAGTTCTTTACGGAAAATTAAGCCCTTTGAGCTTTCCatggttatctttgtttctttttctaaGCACTGTCTCTAAATCCATTAAGTACTATCCAAGTTATTATTCATGATTATTCTACTTTGATATCAGTTCTATTTTAGTTACTTGTTCATCTGTCAGACATAAGTTTCCAAAATTGGAAAATCTCTtgtctccttttctttcttgttttcttagAGACATCCTCAAATCAAAGGGGTGCATTCTCTCTTATTCTTGCTTGAATGTATTGGGTTTGTTTACTGTTACATTTTGTGCTTGATTAGTAAACTGTCTAGTATAGCAGGTCAGAGAAGGATATACTTTCTGTCAAAGAAGTTTATTTTTTAGTATTTACATTTTTGTTTCATATACAAAAAGTTGATAATGAGAAAAGTTATCGTGACCTCCTAGTCGACCGTATCGGATTGGATGAATGGAAACAAAATGAGATTTCCTTATAGCTCATCTGAAATAATTATTCCATGATCTAAATACATGTATGctgtcttttattttattttatactttaTGTAATACAGACAATCTAATATAAGAATAACAAACCATTCTCTAAGAAGAAAATTCACAAAAGTGcatcaaacaaaaataaataacactGAGGAATGAGTCAAAAGTCCAAGTATAAGACATGGGCATAAGTATGGATGGTACAGGAGTTATATGTCTTGAGCAACCCAATATGTGTTGAAAAGTATTTGAGAAGTTTCGATGTCGACATGACACTGATATGGCAAGTATCTTGAGGAACCTATGCTTCGCATATTTTCTTAGTTTGgtcataaggaaaaaaaaaagggttcagATCCTTAATGACAAATAATTGGAGCTCCCAAGATGAGCTGAATGAGAGTTGGATACAATTATACAAGGATAAAGAAGATGGTATCATTTGACATAAACTGTATGGGTTTGGTTCCAAGCGATCAGCAGCCATAGTGGAATAATGATTGTTATGGACAAGCATATGTCCGCCAAAAGGTCACTAGCAAAGTCACATGCTTCCGTTGTTGCCTAAAGGAACTCATAGTTACATGCCAAGATACTATGTTTTGGAAGTGATCAACAACAAAGGTATTAAGTATTTTTGCTCATAAaataatcatgttttgttggagatTACAAAGATATAAGGTACTTGTCGAGTTTGCATGGACAGCTTCGTGGGTATAGGCCTTCATTGGAGGTTGTTTCTaagtatttttttctaatttacaaAACCATCTTTCTATAATGGTTGAACCCTGCATATATGTAACATGCACAAAGGTTCAATGCTATTATGTCCTATGACGTTGTAAGGAAGTAGGAATCATTGACAAAACAGTTAGAACTTACATCGAAAATGTATTTACAAGTCCAACACCATGCCCATGTTAAAAACTACTTCAGGAAAAATAAATGAGAAAGCACAAATAAGGCCAATCTCAATGACCAGTAGCGAGAGGTCAATTTTGCAGAAATACTTTTATGATGCCCCTGTCTAACTTCATTTCAGTTAAAATAATTTCTGTTTTTCGTAGTTGACCATATCacatttttgtttcttcttgttaCTTTACATGAGCTGGTTGTCATacttggcctaaatccaaactaCAAAATCCTGCTTCCAAGGCTCTTAGTTCATATTCTTAACTATGGCCATATTTTTTGATCGATCAAGTTGGTGACAGACCTGAAGTTTGAAATTGATATGTCAAAGATGGCTTTTGTGATGTCAAATTTGCTTGGAGGTTCAGACTTAAAATGGTGCACAGTGATATGCTAGAAACAAATTCTTACCATgttttcttttgtaggttcttctaCTTTTTGCTTATCTATTTATTGCAGTCGCCCTCAATCTATATTATTTTACTTTAATGTTGCCTGTTATTTAGATGGTTTTATAAATTGTTTTAGTAATAGTGACTCATAGTTACTTGCTTCTCCAGGCTAAAGGTGTTTATGAAGATTTTGATGAACGATTTGAATCTCTTAACAAGCGTGTCACGGCATTGGAAAATCAGAAGAAATCGGAGACCACAAAACCTGCAGAGATTTTTGACTAGCTAGACATGTTTGTTGCTTTTCAAGCAGCCATTTTGCTTCCTCCAAGATAACGATGCTGAAGAAATCACAACATTCGATTCGAGTTGGATGTAAAAGAAGtcttaaaaattttattcatgCACTTCGCAATGTTGTTTTGGTGTTCTTCCATTTTTGTACAAGGTGCAGCCATTTTAACTAATCATCGATGGCTGTCAGTCATAATTGCTATCGGACGCATACCTCACGGTAATGTATACATCCAAGAAGATTGGGTTTTCGCTGTGTTTCGGTGAGTTTGGTATCGAAATCACCGGTTTCAACTCTCAAATCATACTTCCTGCTGTATGCCAATTCCACTGTCCTTGTTTTCTAGTTGAGCATGATGCATACTAGTTACATGTTCTTGATTTTGTTAGGGTTATTATTCTACACAAAGTTGAACAGCAAGAAAAAGATATAGCAGTTGAGAG
The window above is part of the Musa acuminata AAA Group cultivar baxijiao chromosome BXJ1-1, Cavendish_Baxijiao_AAA, whole genome shotgun sequence genome. Proteins encoded here:
- the LOC103978901 gene encoding uncharacterized protein LOC103978901, whose product is MGFLFRVRLASFFAGAAAASLAGFCLLYKDYMLAHDAIAQQAKGVYEDFDERFESLNKRVTALENQKKSETTKPAEIFD